In Diaphorobacter ruginosibacter, the genomic stretch GGCCACCGGCCTCGAACTGGGTGATGCTGTCCTTGCGCTGCTTGATGAGCTTGTCGACGATGGCGATGACGGCGGTGTCATCGAGCTCGATGCGTTCGTCGACTTCCTTCTGCTTCATGGCGGCCTGCAGCAGGCGGATGGTGCCCAGGCGCTCCGAGTCCTTGGCGCGCATCGCCGTCTTCATATCCTCAGTGATTCTTTCCTTGAGACTCATGTTTCCACTCCTTGTTTTCCTTGCGTATGTACTGCGGCTCCTCATGCATGACTCCCATGCCTGGAAGCCGCCGGACGACGCGGGGCGATGATGCCCAGGGCCAATAAAAAAGCCGCGCTTGGCGTCCCTAGCGCGGCTTTGGCGTGTAGTGATTACTCGCCGAAACTGACTGACGGATCAGTACAGCTTCTTGGGCAGTTGCATGCTGCGAACGCGCTTGTAGTGACGCTTCACGGCGGCTGCCTTCTTGCGCTTGCGCTCGGCAGTCGGCTTCTCGTAGAACTCGCGAGCGCGCAGGTCGGTCAGCAGGCCCAGCTTTTCGATGGTGCGCTTGAAGCGGCGCAGGGCAACGTCAAAGGGTTCGTTTTCTTTTACACGGATGGTGGTCATTAGCTAATGTTTTCCAATGGTGCTGACAGCGGGTTTTCGGGAAGATCGGGCCCCAAAGCCATGTGCAGCGGTTTTGCCCCGCCTCGAAACTAGTATTGGCCGGCAGGGCTATTGCCAGCAAAGCCCGATATTATAGCCACCCATCGAAGCTTGGCAAGTTGCTATCTTTTTGAGAAGCAGGGGCTGCCTCTTCAGCGCTGGCGGGCCCGGCCCGCCCAGAGCATCAGCACAGCCAGGATCTGCAGGGCCATCGCTCCCGCGAACAGCCAGGCATGGCCCGGTCCGATGGCCAGCAGCAGCGAGAAACCGAGCGGGGCGAATGCATACAGCCCCTGGGAGATCGCCACGATGAGCGCCACCACGCGCGCCACGTCGCTGGCCGCAAAATCGGCCTGGGCGATCAGCGGCGGCAGCGAAATCGTGTTCCCGATGCCCGCGCCGAACAGGATCAGCCCGCACCAGAGCTGCAGTCCCGGAGCCTCCGAGGTCATGAGCAGCAGCGATCCGACGACCTGCATGCCATAGCTCGCGCAGGCCAGAAGCCGGCGCTCGCGCACCGTGGAGAGTGCCTTGGCATAGAGCATGCGGCCCAGCATGGCGCAGGCGGCCACCAGCGTCATGCTCCAGCCGGCTCCCCGAGCCCCCAGTTGCGGCGCAAGCAGCGAGGCATACAGGTGCGAGAGCAGTCCGCTCTGCGCGGCAAGCGACAGGGTCATCGCGGCCGCCAGCGTGACGAAGCGGCGATTGCTCCACAGGCTGCGGCCCGGCAGGGGTTGCCAGGTGACGTTGGCGGCAACCGGTCGGCCCGGGGCCGGGGCGGAGGACATGCCGGGTCCGGCGTCGCCATCCGGCAACTGGCCGAGCATCGCGGGCGTGAACCGCAGCACGCGCCGTGTCAGCCAGAACATGATCCCCAGCATGCCGGTGCTGATGATGACGGCTGCCGCGAGAAACCCGAACTGGGCAATCAGCACGCTCCAGAGCGGCGAGAACACTATGCCGCCCACGCTGGCGCCGTTGTAGGCCTTGGACAGCGCCATGGGGCGGCGCCGGTCGAACCACGGCGATACCATCGCATTGATGCCGGCGGCGCTCATGGTCACCCAGCCCGCGCCCGTGAACAGCGCCGCAGCGAACAACTGCCAGTGCGCACGCGCGGCGGCCCAGCCGACCACCCCGATCGCCAGGGCGCAGGCGCCCGCCAGTGTGGTGCGTGGTACGCCGTGGCGTGCGTGGATGCGCGGCAGCCAGGAGACGACGATCGCTCCGAACAGGAAGTGCAGCGTGATGGCGGCGGAGACCAGCGCGTTCGACCAGTGCATCGACGACGTGACCGCATAGAGGAAGATCGGCGGGCCGTAGAAGCCCAGCCCCCAGCCCAGCACACCCGAGAGGAAGGCCGCGCGCACCACCGCATCACCGTGGAACGGCGCAGCCGGCCGCCTGGGCCCGGCCCTGTCTGTGTCGTGGTGCTGTTCTGGCATGGAGCGGCTATCTTGCCACTGCGCGCCGCGAAGGGGGTTCCGTCAGGCGATATGTGCCGTCAGCAGGGTGCCAGCGCCTCGGCGCAGGCATGGGCGCTTGCCCAGGCCCATTGGAAGTTGTAGCCGCCCAGCCAGCCGGTGATGTCGACCACTTCGCCGATGAAGTACAGGCCCGGCTGCGTCCTGGATTCCATGGTCTGTTGCGCAAGCGCCTTGGTGTCGATGCCGCCGAGCGTCACTTCTGCCTTCTTGTAGCCTTCGGTGCCCGTGGGAATCAGTTCCCAGCGCGAGAGCTGTTCGGCCAGCCTGAGCAGGGCCTTGTCGGAAGCCTCGTTGATCGGCCGCTGCCAGTCCGCGCTCTGCTGCGACCAGGCATCGGCCAGGCGCGAGGGGACGTGGCCTGAGAGCTCGTTGGCGATCAGTTTGCGCGAGCGGGCCTTGGCGTCCTGCAGCAGCGCGGCCATGTTCTGCGAGGGCGCCAGGTTGATGGCCAGCGGCGTTCCGGGCTGCCAGTAGCTCGATATCTGAAGCACGGCCGGCCCCGAAAGCCCGCGGTGCGTGAACAGCAGGTCTTCGAGAAACGCCATGCGTTCCTTCTTGCTGCCGGTGCTGATCTCCACCGGCAGCGCCAGGCCGGCCAGCTGCGCGTAGGGCTCCCAGCCGGCACCGTCGAAGGTGAGGGGAACCAGCCCCGGGCGACGCTCGACGAGCGGCAGTCCGAATTGGGTGGCGACGCGGTAGCCGAAATCCGTGGCACCAATCTTGGGAATGGACAGGCCGCCGGTGGCGATCACCAGGCTGTGAGCATGTACCGTTCCGCGGCCGGTCTCGAGCCGGTAGCGGGCCCCGGCTTCATCCGGGATGGCGGTAACGGACTGCACCGCGCAGGGCTGCCAGTGCGTCACGCCGCCGTCGGCGCATTCGGCCAGCAGCATCTGGATGATGTCTTCCGCGGAGCGGTCGGCGAACAACTGGCCCTTGTGCTTCTCGTGGTAGGCGATGCCGTGCCGTTCGATCAGCGCGATGAAATCGTCCGGCGTGAACCGGGAGAGCGCCGAGCGGCAGAACTGCGGGTTCTGACCGACGAAGTGCTTGTGCGGCGCGCGCACATCGAGGTCGCGGTTGGTGAAGTTGCAGCGCCCGCCGCCCGAGATGCGGATCTTCTCGGCGACCTTGTCCGCATGGTCGATGAGCAGCACCTTGAGCCCGCGCTGGCCCGCCTGGGCGGCGCAAAGCAGGCCGGCGGCACCGGCTCCGATGATGATGGCGTCGTAGAAGGGCGTGGGCACGGGATCTGGAATCTGTGGGTAGGGATGGCGGAAGCGGGGCGGCCCGGCGATGAAAAAACGGGCTCGCCGCATGACGGCGAACCCGTGATTGTCTCAGCAAGGAGCACTGGCCGGCTCCCGGCACCGTTCATCCCTTCCAGACGAACGGAAACTTGAGCTGCTTGAAGAAGCCGTTGGGAACGTAGTCTCCCAGCACGCCGTACTTCTCGGGCCAGACCTTGTCGCTCTTCACCGCCGTGCCGAACAGGTAGTCGATGAAGGCAAAGTGCGCGGCGTAATTCTTGTCGAGCGCCTCCTGGTCCTGGCTGTGGTGCCAGTGGTGGAAGTTGGGCGTCACGATCACGTAGCGCAAGGGCCCCAGCCGCACGCTGACATTCGCGTGGTTGAACACCGCCTGGAAGCCCACGATGATGATGTAGGCGTCGATCACATCCTTGCTGAACCCCAGCACGTAGATGGGGGCCAGCACCAGCGTGCGGGTGATCAGCAGCTCGAGGATGTGCTGGCGCGAGCCGGCCATCCAGTCCATGCTCTTCACGCTGTGGTGCACCGCGTGCAGGCGCCAGAGCAGCGGGATCTCGTGGTAGGCGCGGTGCGTCCAGTACTGCACCATGTCGGCCACCAGGATGATCAGGAACAGCGCCACCCAGAAGTTCAGGCCCGCCACCCAGCCGCGGATGCCGTCGTTGGCAGCCCAGCCGAAGAACCTGTGCACCATGAGGTTGGTGGCCAGCAGCACGAAGCCCACCACCATGTGGTTGACGATGAAGTGGTGGAAGTCGGTCTGCCATTCCTCGCGGAAGATCGGCTGGTCCTTGCGCAGGGCGAATAGCTTCTCGATGAAGATGAAGATCAGCGAGGAGCCGAGCAGGTCGAGAATGAACCAGTCGAGGCCGATGTAAGGCGTGTTGTTCGGGAAGTTCGGGTCCACCTCCACCTTGTGGCCTCCCAGGATGGCGGTGAGCGCCACCAGCCCGAATGCGAAGCTGGAGAGCCAGCGCGAGCGGTTGAAGACGATGTTGACCAGGGAGAGGCCGCCCGCGATCACCATCGCCGCGAACATCACGTTGCGCAGCACGGCCACGTCGTAGCTCTTGCGCAGCTCGGGTGTCGTCAGGTATTGCGGAAAGTGGAAGGCCAGCACGCCCAGGAAGCACAGGCAGCCGAGGGTGAGCGCAATCACGCCGGTGATCAGGCCGCGTCCGGTCTTGAGCTGGCCGTGGCTCTCGGTGAAATCGTTGAGTTTTTCGAGCATGCTGACAATGGGAACGGAGTTCCGCGTTGGGAGTCGATTTTGCGGGAGTTTAACGAAACCCGCTGCATACTTGCAGGCTGACGCTTCACTACAGTGCCGCCATGGACCTCCCATCACACCAACTCTCGATGACCGTGCTCATGTCGCCCGACATGGCCAATTTCTCCGGCAATGTGCACGGCGGCGCGATTCTCAAGCTGCTCGACCAGGTGGCCTACGCCTGCGCGGCGCGCTATTCGTCGTCCTATGTGGTCACCCTGAGCGTGGACCAGGTGATGTTCCTGCAGCCCATCCATGTGGGCGAGCTGGTCACCTTCCTCGCGAGCGTGAACTACACCGGCAACTCGTCGATGGAAATCGGCGTGAAGGTGGTCGCGGAGGAGATCCGCTCGAAGGTGGTTCGCCACGTCAACAGCTGCTTCTTCACGATGGTGGCGGTTGACGAGGCGCGCAAGCCCACCAAGGTGCCGCTGCTGACGCCTTCCACCTCCGATGAAAAGCGCCGCTGGTCCGCTGCGCAGATCCGAAAGCAGTTGCGCGGCGAGTTTGCTGCGCGCTTCGAGCAGGCCAGCAAGGGCTGATGGATCCTCTTCGCGCCACCGCGTGAGGCCATTTGAGGGGGCGTGCCTGCCCATGCAAGGGCGTGTGCGCGGTTCAGGCAATGGCCGACATCCGCGCATGCCGGGCCGCGCCTAGCATGGCGCGATGATGGAATCTTTGATTGCTGCTGGCAGGAAGGCGCTGGCGTCCTTCTATGCCACGCTCTGTGGGGCCGGGTTGATACTGGGCGCCCTGTTCGTCGCGGCGTCGCTGACGCCATCACTCGTTCCACGCTCATCGCTGACACAAGGCGTGCTCAGCGGCCTGTGCTTTGCCGCGGGCTACGCGCTGGGTGCATGGCTGCGCTGGCTCTGGCGCAGGCTCGGCTGGCCCGAGACGAAGGGGCCGTGGCGCGCGCGATGGCTGGGCCTGATGCTCACCGCCTGCGTCGTGGCGATGCTGGCCGCGTTGTGGTGGGCCACCACCTGGCAGAACCGCCTGCGCGCACGGATGCACATGCCCGAGATGGATGGCGTGGGCATGCTCACCACCGCGACGCTGGCCATGGTGGTGTTTGCCATGCTGCTGATCGCGGTGCGCGGGTTCGGGTGGGTGCGCCGGGTACTGTCCCGGCGGCTGAAGCGCCGTATTCCCGCACCGACCGCCGCCGTGCTGGCATCGATTGCCACCGTGCTGATCTTCTGGACGCTGGCCAACGGGGTACTGGTGAATGTGGGCATGCGCATGCTGGACCGCCTGTACAGCGAACGCGATGCCCGTATCGAGGAAGACCTGCCGCAGCCGCTCGATGCCCTCAAGAGCGGCGGCCCGGGATCACTCCTGCAGTGGAAGACGCAGGGCCGCCAGGGGCGGCGCATGATCGCCGACGGCCCGGACCGTGCCGGGATCGAGGTCGTCACGGGCCATCCCGCCCTCGAGCCGTTGCGCGTCTACGTGGGCCTGGGCAGCGCCGAGACGCCGCAGGCCCGGGCGTCGCTCGCGCTCGAGGAACTGGTGCGCGTGGGGGCCTTCGAGCGCTCGGTGCTGGTGATCGCCACGCCCACGGGCACGGGCTGGGTGGACGGGGAAAGCCAGCGCGCACTGGAGTATCTGCTGCACGGCGACGTGGCCACCGTGGCTGTGCAGTACTCGTACTTCGCCAGCTGGCTGGCCCTGCTGTCGCAACCCGAGTATGGCGTCGAGACCGCGCGCGCCGTGTTTGCGACCATCTATGAGCATTGGCGGCGCCTGCCGCGCGAGCGCAGGCCACGGCTCTACCTGCATGGGCTGAGCCTCGGTGCCTTTCACTCCGATCGCAGCCACGACCTCGCCCAGGTGATCGGCGATCCCTACGACGGCGCTCTGTGGGCGGGACCGCCCTTCAATACGCCCACGTGGCGCGCCGCCACGCGCATGCGCGATGCCGGCACTCCCGCCTGGCTGCCCCGCGTGCGCAATGGCGAGGTGATGCGCTTCACCTCGCAACGGAACCATCTGAACGACGGGCATGAGCGGGACGCCCGATGGGGCCGCTACCGCATCGTGTTCCTGCAGTATGCGAGCGACGCGGTGACATTTTTCGAGCCCGGATCGCTCTGGCACAGGCCCGACTGGATGCAGCCGCCGCTGGGTCCCGATGTTTCACCTGACATCGTGTGGATTCCGGTGGTGAGCTTTCTGCAACTGGCGGTCGACCTGATGGTGGCCGTATCGCCGCCCAAGGGCTACGGCCACACCTATGCGTTCGCCCATTACGTTGATGCCTGGGCGGCATTGACCGGCCCATCCGCCTGGTGGACCGACAGCCGCATTGATGCGCTGAAGCAGCATGCTCATCCATAAATCAAAACAAACGTCAAAAAACCAAATGTTTAATAAAATCTATTAGATTGATTTAATCAATATATGAAATAAAGCAACCTGTTTCAAATTGCGCATGTGCGCTGATTCAAGGGAGACTCGATTGTCGAAGGGTCATACGCTTTCTTTCATGGCTTCGGCCTGCGCAGCGGCCGTCACGCTGTTCCTGCCGTTGCAGGCCCAGGCCGCATGCACTGGACCCACTTCCGATTACCACTGCGATGGTTCGGCACCGGTGGTCATCAACCACTCGTCATCCGACTCGGTAGGCGTCTACAACGCTTCTGCCTTTGTCAACGGGCCATTCACCCCCGCGAGCGGTAGCGACATCACTGTCGTCAATGACGGGGCCATCGGCTCGCTGCCCGGCTCGGTCAGCCCGATCGGGCTGGGGATCTTCACCGATCAGTCCGCGGGCGGTGCCAGCAGCGTCGTCTCCAATGGCACGGTGACGGGGTCCGGTGGCGGCATCCACATGCGCCACTGGAAGAACGAATTCAATGCCAGCCTGACGACGAATGCAGCGGTATCCACCCCCGGCGGCGGTGCACTTGCGGTGACGCATGCCGGCTCCGGAAACATCGTCATCCGCGTCAATGCGGGCGTCACGGCTGCGCAGCGGGCCATCGGCTCGTATCACGTCGGCACGGGTACGTCGGAAATCAACCTGAATGCGGCGTCTGGGGGTTCCACGCTCATCAGCAGCGGCCTCAACGGCGTGTTCATTGGCAACACCACCGATTCGGGGTTCACCTCCAACGCGGGTGAGGTGGTGGTGAACGTGGGCACCGGCGTGACCGTGGATGCCGTCACCAACGCTGTTTTCGCCAATGTCTACAGCGCGTCCAATGTGGTGGTGAACAACCGCGGCAGGCTCACTTCGGGCTCCACCGGCTCCACGGCCGTCGTCAACCTGCAGGGCAATACCACGTACGCGGGAGCCGCTTCCGAGCGATTGGTGGTGAACAACACGGGCACCATCGAGCGCAAGGGCGGTGCCGCATTCGCGGTATCTACCGCCAATGCGGGCCTCACGCTGACCAATGACGGCAGCATCACGGGTCCGGTCCGTTCTGCCGTACCGGCCAATCAGGACAACACCATCGCGGACGAAGTAACGCTGCGTGCGGGTTCGCTTGCCGGCAACATCCAACTCTACAACGGCGACGATGTCGTGAAATGGACCGGTGGCACGTACGCGGGCACCATTGCTCTGGGCAATGGCAGCGACCAGCTCACCGTGAGCACCGGCAATATCGGCGGTGCGAGCGTCACGTTCGATGGCGGAGACGATGTGTCGGCCGCGGATGGCATGGTCGACACGCTGACGCTCAAGGACCTGGGGGCGCCCGTGACGCTGGCCGGCGCGAACCTGGTGAACTGGGAAATCATCCGTCTCGAAAATGCCCGTGTCGCGCTGAGCGACAGTGCCCTCACTACCGGCTCCGAGTCCGCGCTGGGGCTGTTCATCGACCCGCGCAGCACGCTGACGGCCGGTGCCGCCCTGGCGTTGACCGGCAATGCCAGCGTGCACCCTGGCGGCTTGTTCATCGGCAATGGTGCAGGCGCGGGCCAGTATCTCGTGAGCGCACAGCTCGACCATCAGGGCAACATCGCACTCGGCAACGGTGCGGCGGGTGACGTGGTCACCGTCGGTACGTATCTGACGGGTGGCGGACACCTGGCGATCGATACGGTACTCGCCGGCGATGGCTCGGCATCGGACCGGCTCGTGGTCAACGGCGATGTCCGCATCGGCAGCGGCGGCCCCACGGTCATCGAAGTGACCAATGCGAACGGGGCGGGCGCAGAGGCGCCGGGCGGCATTCTGCTGGTCACCGTCAATGGGGCTTCTCCCGCTGGGGCGTTCGTGCTGGGCGGTCCCGCGACCGTGAATGGCTATGTCTATGCACTGGAGCAGGTGGGCCCCAACTGGTATCTCAAGTCGACCAAGGTTGATCTGCTGCCGCAGACCATCTCGTTCACCAGCACGCCTCCTGCGGCGCCGGGTGTGGGCGCGGGCACCTATGCGGCCTCGGCCACAGCCACGTCAGGCCTGCCTGTAACGCTGACCAGCACGACGCCCGCGGTCTGCACCATCGCAGGCGGCACCGTGACCTTTGTCGGCATCGGCACATGCACCCTGGCGGCCAACCAGCCGGGCGACAACACCTACCTGCCGGCAAGCCAGGTGCTGCAATCCTTCGAGGTGAAAGGAGCGCCAAACCCCGGGGCTGCCACACCGGTGCCGGTGCTGCATCCCGCCGCGCTGGCCCTGCTGGGCGCGCTGGCCGCGGTGTTCGGCATGGGTGCCTTGCGACGCCGGGAGCCCCGCCGCTAAGAAATCGTCGACTCCACAGGACCCAGGTGCGCTGCCTGCATGGCGGCGCACCCTGCGGGCCCCATGCTGACTATCCACTATGCTTGCAGCACCGCGCCGCCCTGGGCGCTGAGATGGGTGTCCGAGCTCAGCGCCTGGACCCCGCGCACCACATCGCCGATCACGATGATGGAGGGGCTGGCCAGATGGTGTTCATCGATCGTGCGGCGCAGCTCGCCGAGCGTGGTCACCGCATGGCGCTGGTGGGGCAGGCTCGCGTTCTGGATCACCACCGAGGGCGTGTGCGCGGGCAGGCCGTGCAGCAATTCCTGCTGGATATGTTCCGAGCCGCTGATGCCCATGTAGATCACCAGCGTGAGCTTGGCGTCGTGCGCCGTGCGCGCGAGCTGCCGCCAGTCGGTGCCCGCGTCGCCGGGCTTGGCATGGCCGGTGATGAAGACCACGCCGTGCGCATGATCGCGGTGGGTGAGGGAGGTGTTCAGCGCCGTCAGGCCGGCCAGCCCGGAGGTGATGCCGTTGACCACCGTGGCTTCCACGCCGGCACGGCGCAGCGCTTCGATTTCCTCGCCACCGCGGCCGAAGATGAATGGGTCTCCCCCCTTGAGGCGCACCACGTGTTCCCCTGCCAACGTTTCCGTGACCATGAGTTTTTCAATGAAAGCCTGTGGCGTGCTCTTGCACCCGCCGCGCTTGCCCACATGGACGACGCGCGCATCGGGAGACGCATGATCGAGGATGGCCGGGTTGACAAGGTCGTCGACCAGCAGCACCGTGGCCCGGCCAATGGCCTTGACCGCCTTGAGTGTGAGCAATTCCGGATCGCCGGGGCCCGCACCCACCAGGGTGCAGCTACCCGCATGGCCATTCGGCGTGTTCTTCAGTGTGTGACTGGACATGATGGGAGGGGTTCCTGGGTGACCTGTTGTGCGATCCGCACGATGAATTGGACTTGGGCTGCCAGCGCTTCGGGCACGGGCAGGCGGCCGCCCAGCACCTGCTCCGTGTAGCGTGCGGTGGTGGCGACATCGATCTCGGTGGGCAGGCCCGGCACCTCGCTGGCCGTTCCCTGGCCTTGGCTCTGCAGCAGCTGGTGCCTGCCGCGCACGAAGCCGTCATAGCGCGGCGTGCGGCGCGGGTCGGCGGCCACTTCGCCTTCGAGTCCGCGCGAGAGCAGGCCGTTCATGCCGAGCGCGTGGTATGTGGCGCCCAGTGTGTCGAAGTACTCGGGGTGCGTGTAGCTGCTGATCACCAGTGCGTTGGCATCTGCAGGGTTGATGAGCTTGACCACGCTGTGCGCGGGATTGCGCAGGCCGATCAATTCGCGTGCCGCAAGCAGCCGTGCCAGTCCCGGATGCAGGTGGCGGGTGTCCATGTGGGTCACTTCGCCGTCGTCCAGGGTGCGGGCCGCCGTGCCGGGCGCAATGCCCAGCGCCGCCAGCACGTCCGACGCCAGCACGCGCCGCGCTTCGGTGCGCATGCCGTGCAGCAGCACGGGCAGGCCTTCGCGGGCCAGCAGCAGGGCCAGCAGCGGCGTGAGCACCGGCAGCTTGCGCGCACCGTTGTAGCTGGGCAGAACGACGATGGGGCGGCCGGCTGACTGAAAGCGCGGGATGCGCGCGTGCGTGGCATCGATGAAACCGCTCATCTCATCGAGGGTTTCGCCCTTGATACGCATCGCGATGCAGAACGCGCCCGTTTCCAGGTCGCTGACACCGCCGTCCAGTATCTGCCCGAACAGATCGGTGGCCTGCTCGCGATCGAGAGCCTTGGCGCCGCGCGCGCCGCGTCCGATTTCCTTGAGATAGTGGCTGATGGCCATGGGAGAGCTCGATGGTGGGGCTGGTGGTTCTTTTGGGTATATTGTTGCTCATATTTGATGACTTTGGGTTATATGCATCTGCGAATGAAGATCGCTGGCGACCTGAAGGGCCGTCCGAAGATGCGGATTGGGGTCTCCCTCAGGCATTAGCATTGCTTCCATCCATTGTGGAAACCAACATCAAGGAGCTAAGGACATGGCGAACGAGCGTGTGGCAGTGGTGATCGCGGGCGGCAGCGGCATGGGGGCGGCAGCTGCGCGCCGCCTGAGTGCCGACGGCTACCGGGTCGGCATCCTGTCGTCATCGGGCAAGGGCGAGGCACTCGCCGCCGAACTGGGTGGAGTGGGTGTGACGGGATCCAATCAGGAGTCCGCGGATATCCAAAAGCTGGTCGATCTGGTCATGCAGCGCTGGGGCCGCATCGACGTGCTGGTCAATGGCGCGGGCCACGGTCCCAAGGGGCCGTTGCTGGGCATCAGCGACGACGACTGGGTGAAGGGTTTCGGCATCTATTTCCTGAACGTGGTGCGCGCCACCCGCATCGTTGCCCCGATCATGCAGAAGCAGGGCAAGGGCTCCATCGTCAACATTTCGACGGCGTGGGTGGCGGAACCCTCGGACATGTTCCCGACCTCGGCCGTTGCGCGGTCAGGGCTGGCGGCGTTCACGAAGCTGTTCTGCGACGAGTACGCCAGGGACAACGTGCGCATGAACAACGTCCTGCCCGGCTGGATCGACAGCCTGCCGCAGAAGGACGAGCGCCGTACGGCGGTGCCCATGCAGCGCTACGGCACGGCAGAGGAGATCGCCGCGACCGTGGCCTTCCTCGCGTCCGACGACGCAGGCTACATCACGGGCCAGAGCCTGCGTGTGGACGGGGGGCTGATGCGCAGCGTTTGAGCGCGTCAACGTGCGTCTGAAGAGAAGACGCTCCGAGCTCACCCACCCCTGCGCGTGGCCGGCAAAAAGGCGGTTGCCAAGCCGAGCAGTGGCAGGAACGAGCACAGCCTGTAGACCCAGACGATGCCGTGGGTGTCCGCCAGATGGCCGATGCCCGCGGCGGCCACGCCGCCAATGCCGAACATCAACCCGAACATGACGCCGGAGACCATGCCCACGCGGCCCGGCACCGCCTCCTGCGCATAGACCACCAGCGCGGCGAACGCCGACGACATCACGAGGCCGATCGCGATGGCCAGCACCGCGGTCCAGAACAGGTTGGCGTACGGCAGCATCAGCGCGAACGGCGCAACGCCCAGGAACGACACCCAGATCACCGCCTTGCGGCCGATGCGGTCGCCCACGGGGCCTCCCGCGAACGTACCCGCCGCGACGGCGGCCAGGAAGATGAACAGGTAGAGCTGTGCGTCCGCCAGTTGCAATCCGAAGCGCTGCATCAGGTAGAAGGTGAAGTAGTTGGTGATGGCGGCGATGTACACGAATTTCGCGAACATCAGGATCGACACCACCACCACGGCGCGCACGATGTCGCTGCCCTGCAGGCCGTTGCCGCGCTGCTGTGCGCCTGCCATGGCACGGGCCGGTGCATGGCGCAGCCGCCAGCCCGTGACGCGTGCCAGCACAAAGATGGCCAGCAGCGCGAACGCCATGAACCATGCCACGGCCGACTGCCCGAGTGGCGCGATGATGGCTGCAGCCAGCAGCGGGCCGATGGCCGATCCCGTGTTGCCCCCGACCTGGAACGTGGACTGTGCCGTGCCGAACCTGCCGCCCGAGGCCATGCGTGCCACGCGCGAAGCCTCGGGATGGAAGGTGGACGACCCCACGCCCACCAGTGCGGCCGCCACCAGCAGCATCGGATAGGTGTTGGCCATCGACAGCATGCCGACCCCGACCAGGGTGACGACCATCCCCATGGGCAGCAGCAGCGGCTTGGGGTGCTTGTCGGTGTACAGCCCGATCCAGGGCTGCAGCAGCGAGGCCGTGACCTGGTAGACCAGCGCGATCCAGCCGATCTGGCCGAAGCTCAACGCGTACTGGCTCTTGAGCAGTGGGAAGATCGACGGAAGAATCGACTGGATCAGGTCATTGAGCAGATGGGCAAAGGCCACCGCGCCGACGATGCGGGTGACGAAGCCCTCTGGTGCCTGGGCCGTGGGAGCCTGCGCCGGGATGCCGCCGGAGCTGGCCGCCGTGGCTTCCGCACGCATGGGCGGGTGTTGGTGAGCGCTGTTCATGGAATACCGGTGCGAAACGAATGGAATGTTGTCGTGCTTTGGGGAGATGCCTCTCAGGTTACGTAATTGGGATCAGTCCGTATCACTCCAATCAGACCCATTCTGTAGAATTTGGGACATGTCCCAGCGTACCGCCATGCGTCCCATGCCCGATCTGAACACCGCGGAAAGCGCGGTGGTGGCCGGTGAAATCCGGTACAGCGACGGCTGGGTCACCGGATGGCACTCGCATCCGCGGGGACAGCTCCTGTACGCCTCGAAAGGCGTGA encodes the following:
- the rpsU gene encoding 30S ribosomal protein S21; translated protein: MTTIRVKENEPFDVALRRFKRTIEKLGLLTDLRAREFYEKPTAERKRKKAAAVKRHYKRVRSMQLPKKLY
- a CDS encoding MFS transporter is translated as MPEQHHDTDRAGPRRPAAPFHGDAVVRAAFLSGVLGWGLGFYGPPIFLYAVTSSMHWSNALVSAAITLHFLFGAIVVSWLPRIHARHGVPRTTLAGACALAIGVVGWAAARAHWQLFAAALFTGAGWVTMSAAGINAMVSPWFDRRRPMALSKAYNGASVGGIVFSPLWSVLIAQFGFLAAAVIISTGMLGIMFWLTRRVLRFTPAMLGQLPDGDAGPGMSSAPAPGRPVAANVTWQPLPGRSLWSNRRFVTLAAAMTLSLAAQSGLLSHLYASLLAPQLGARGAGWSMTLVAACAMLGRMLYAKALSTVRERRLLACASYGMQVVGSLLLMTSEAPGLQLWCGLILFGAGIGNTISLPPLIAQADFAASDVARVVALIVAISQGLYAFAPLGFSLLLAIGPGHAWLFAGAMALQILAVLMLWAGRARQR
- a CDS encoding NAD(P)/FAD-dependent oxidoreductase, giving the protein MPTPFYDAIIIGAGAAGLLCAAQAGQRGLKVLLIDHADKVAEKIRISGGGRCNFTNRDLDVRAPHKHFVGQNPQFCRSALSRFTPDDFIALIERHGIAYHEKHKGQLFADRSAEDIIQMLLAECADGGVTHWQPCAVQSVTAIPDEAGARYRLETGRGTVHAHSLVIATGGLSIPKIGATDFGYRVATQFGLPLVERRPGLVPLTFDGAGWEPYAQLAGLALPVEISTGSKKERMAFLEDLLFTHRGLSGPAVLQISSYWQPGTPLAINLAPSQNMAALLQDAKARSRKLIANELSGHVPSRLADAWSQQSADWQRPINEASDKALLRLAEQLSRWELIPTGTEGYKKAEVTLGGIDTKALAQQTMESRTQPGLYFIGEVVDITGWLGGYNFQWAWASAHACAEALAPC
- a CDS encoding sterol desaturase family protein, which codes for MLEKLNDFTESHGQLKTGRGLITGVIALTLGCLCFLGVLAFHFPQYLTTPELRKSYDVAVLRNVMFAAMVIAGGLSLVNIVFNRSRWLSSFAFGLVALTAILGGHKVEVDPNFPNNTPYIGLDWFILDLLGSSLIFIFIEKLFALRKDQPIFREEWQTDFHHFIVNHMVVGFVLLATNLMVHRFFGWAANDGIRGWVAGLNFWVALFLIILVADMVQYWTHRAYHEIPLLWRLHAVHHSVKSMDWMAGSRQHILELLITRTLVLAPIYVLGFSKDVIDAYIIIVGFQAVFNHANVSVRLGPLRYVIVTPNFHHWHHSQDQEALDKNYAAHFAFIDYLFGTAVKSDKVWPEKYGVLGDYVPNGFFKQLKFPFVWKG
- a CDS encoding acyl-CoA thioesterase — translated: MDLPSHQLSMTVLMSPDMANFSGNVHGGAILKLLDQVAYACAARYSSSYVVTLSVDQVMFLQPIHVGELVTFLASVNYTGNSSMEIGVKVVAEEIRSKVVRHVNSCFFTMVAVDEARKPTKVPLLTPSTSDEKRRWSAAQIRKQLRGEFAARFEQASKG
- a CDS encoding alpha/beta hydrolase; the protein is MMESLIAAGRKALASFYATLCGAGLILGALFVAASLTPSLVPRSSLTQGVLSGLCFAAGYALGAWLRWLWRRLGWPETKGPWRARWLGLMLTACVVAMLAALWWATTWQNRLRARMHMPEMDGVGMLTTATLAMVVFAMLLIAVRGFGWVRRVLSRRLKRRIPAPTAAVLASIATVLIFWTLANGVLVNVGMRMLDRLYSERDARIEEDLPQPLDALKSGGPGSLLQWKTQGRQGRRMIADGPDRAGIEVVTGHPALEPLRVYVGLGSAETPQARASLALEELVRVGAFERSVLVIATPTGTGWVDGESQRALEYLLHGDVATVAVQYSYFASWLALLSQPEYGVETARAVFATIYEHWRRLPRERRPRLYLHGLSLGAFHSDRSHDLAQVIGDPYDGALWAGPPFNTPTWRAATRMRDAGTPAWLPRVRNGEVMRFTSQRNHLNDGHERDARWGRYRIVFLQYASDAVTFFEPGSLWHRPDWMQPPLGPDVSPDIVWIPVVSFLQLAVDLMVAVSPPKGYGHTYAFAHYVDAWAALTGPSAWWTDSRIDALKQHAHP